A stretch of DNA from Phormidium ambiguum IAM M-71:
GGACCCGCTTTATATGTCCGCAAGTCCCAGTCTGACTGCTAGCAAAGGATTTAATGAATCCGACGGACTCTGGTATCAACTGAAAAAAAATACCCAACTGCACGTCATTTCTGGTGCTAGTTTAGGCGCAAAAAATCGCCAACGTCACGTTTGTTTCGATCGAGAATGTTTAGAACAAGTATTAATGCGAATCCAGATCAGAGGTTTGCGCTTTAAACTCCGTACAGAAAAACCATTAAACTTCTTAGTAAAAGATTGGCAAGACCGCACAATTGAAATGGCTGAAGTGGATAATTAATTAGATTTATTCACTCGTACCACAACCGAAAATTTAATTTGTAAATCGCTATCCTTGGGGTCATTAGAAGCGATAAAAACATATCTTTCTAAAGCCCCTCTGTCAGCTTCATGAGCATTGGAATCATACTCGATTCGCAAATTAGCTTCACCGCCAGCCGGAATTATCATTGATGATAACTTAGCCGTAGTACAACCACAAGAAGTACTAATTCCCTCCACCTTTAAAGGCGCATTTCCCAAGTTACGCACTGGCAAATTAACAACTGCAACCTTGCCTTTATCTACTACTCCAAAATCATAAGTAGTAATAACATCAATATCAGCAACTTGTGGGGAGCGA
This window harbors:
- a CDS encoding glyoxalase-like domain protein, whose product is MVLAVNVMTSLVSSISDSTFLLSLPFDALFSTQGIMVLLLVAYAGAMWMFLTSAPKVHTIMVSDLEIARQFYEGVLDLPAADVPLHYYYNYEQTIGAAGMDPLYMSASPSLTASKGFNESDGLWYQLKKNTQLHVISGASLGAKNRQRHVCFDRECLEQVLMRIQIRGLRFKLRTEKPLNFLVKDWQDRTIEMAEVDN
- a CDS encoding DUF1573 domain-containing protein: MELKIGVISSVLVALPLSIWLATRSPQVADIDVITTYDFGVVDKGKVAVVNLPVRNLGNAPLKVEGISTSCGCTTAKLSSMIIPAGGEANLRIEYDSNAHEADRGALERYVFIASNDPKDSDLQIKFSVVVRVNKSN